The genomic DNA TCACGGGCCTGCCCGCGCGCCACAAAGTATGAGGAGTCGCCCAGAAGGCTTAGTCCATCAAGACCCGCGTATCAACACATAGCGGCCATACTGCCGACGTACAGCGTCCTCGCGGCGCGCGCGCAGGCCGAGCGGCGCAGGCGAATTGCATGCCTGCCCGGGATGGCGGGTGGCAAAAGAAGGGGGACGGGAAAGGCGGCTGGGACCGGACGGCCCCAGCGCGGGAAATTCGCCAGTCGGCCGGCGCCACGGGGATGCTTCCCCTGGCGCGGCCGCCTGGTGGATCCGGCTTTAGCTGACGCGCTCCAGCACGGCGGCGAAGAAGCCGTCGGTCTGGTGCAGGTGCGGGTAGAGCGCCAACATCTCGGCATCCTCCGGCAAGCCGGGCACCGTGATTTTTTGCTCGGCCAGCACCTGTGCGGCGGGCACCAGGCGGAAGGCCGGGTGCGAGGCCAGGAAACCACGCACGATGCCTTCGTTCTCGGCCTCCAGCACGCTGCACGTTGCGTAGACCACGCGCCCGCCCACCTTCACTAGGCGCGCGGCGGATTCGAGAATGGCCGCCTGCTTGACGGTCAGCTCCAGCACCGATTGCGGCGACTGGCGCCACTTCAGGTCCGGATTGCGCCGCAACGTGCCCAGGCCGCTGCAAGGCGCATCCACCAGCACGCGGTCGATCTTGCCGGCCAGGCGCTTGATCTTGGCGTCGTGCTCGGAGTCGATCAGCACGGGGTGCACGTTGGACAACCCGCTGCGCGCCAGGCGCGGCTTGAGGTTGGACAAGCGCTTCTCGGACACGTCGAACGCATAGAGGCGGCCGGTGGAGCGCATCAGCGCGCCCAGGGCGAGCGTCTTGCCACCCGCGCCCGCGCAAAAATCGACCACCATCTCGCCGCGCTTGGGCGCGACCAGGTTGCACAGCAGCTGGCTGCCTTCATCCTGCACTTCGACCAGCCCGTTGACGAACACCGGCAGCTGGTTGAGCGCCGGCTTGCCGGCCAGGCGGATGCCGGACGGCGCCATCGGCGTCACCTCGGCCTTCAGCCCCGCGGTGGTCAGCTCGGCCAGCGCGGCCTCCTGCGTGGTCTTGACCAGGTTGGCACGCAGGTCCAGCGGCGCCGGGCGCAGCCGAGGCATCGCCCAGCGCTTCGACAAAGGCTTCATCGTGGCGCGCGGCCAGTTGGTCGAACAGCCATTCGGGCAGGTTGGCGCGCACGCGCGGCGCCAGGCTGGAACGCTCGATCGTGGTCAGCCGATCGAGCCATTCGCCCTCTTCTGGCAACAGGAACGGCGTCAGCACGTCGCGGCCCAGCGTGGCGGCCAGGCCCAGCAGGGCCAGGCGGCGCTGCGAAGCACCCGTGCCGCTGGCGGCGAACTGCGCAAACTCCACGCGCCGGCGCAGCACGGCAAACACGGCTTCCGCGATGATGCCGCGCTCGCGATGACCCAGCTTGGGGTTTTCGCGGAAGTAGTAGCTCACCACCACGTCGGACGGGCGCGTGAACATCAGCACCTTGCCCAGCAGGCGGTCGATGTGCTGGATATGGACGGCATGCAGGCCGCCATGGGGCCCGCGGCCTTGCTGCGGGGCCTGGCTGTCGTGCGCGTCGCGCGAGCGGGCCTGGCGAATGGGCGTGCCCTTGTGATCCTTGTTCTTGTTGCGAACGGGCTGACGCGCCCCTGCGGTATTGCGGCTCATGACTGCACCTCCGTAGCGGCAGCAAAGGCCGTAAACAGCTGGGATTCGGGTGGTTCGACCCGGACTACGCCGGCATGCACGCGCAGCCGGCCTTCGACAAACCAGCGCACAGCGCGCGGGTAGATAACGTGTTCGCACGGCAACAGGCGCGTGGCCAGGCTCTCGGGCGTGTCGTCCGGCAGCACGTCAAGCGCGGCCTGGACGATAACGGGGCCGTGATCGAGCTCGGGCGTGACGAAATGCACGCTGGCGCCGTGGACCTTGACGCCCGCCTCGATGGCTTGCCGGTGTGTATGCAGCCCCGGAAAGCACGGCAGCAGCGACGGATGGATATTCAGCATGCGCCCGGCATACTTGTCGACAAAGCCCGGCGTCAGGATGCGCATGAAGCCGGCCAGGACCACCAGGTCCGGCGCGAAAGCGTCGATGGCATCAGCGAGCGCCGCGTCAAAAGTGGCGCGGTCATCATATAACTTGTGGTCCACCACGCCGGTAGCCACGCCGTGGTCGGCGGCAAATTTCAGACCTTCGGCGTCTGGCCGGTTGGACAAGACCGCCGCTACGCGCGCCGGCCAGCCTTCGGCGGCACAGGCGCTGACGATGGCTTCCATATTGGAGCCCCGCCCGGAAATCAGGATAACGATATTTTTCATCGCGCAATTCTACCAAGCCGGGGCCAGTACACGACCAAAGCGAGCGCATTAGGCACTTAAAACACGCGAAACCCTCGCCGCAGCGCCATTTCGCATGGCCTATACGCAACGTGAACTCACGCCCGATGGATTGTGACGCCTCGCCCGCTCTGCTAGAGTGGCTGCTATCGTCCACGCGCAGTCCGTTAACACGGCTTTAAGTGACAACAAGGACGAACTGGGAAATTAGACGGGAAATCGCATGTCGAACGCTGCACCGACCTTGTTGGTGGTCGATGATCATCCTATGGCCTTGTCTGGCACCACCGCGTTTTTGGCGGAAGTGATGCCCGACGTCGCCGTCCACGCCGCGGGGAGCGCCAAAGAGGCGTTGAATACCCTGCAGCAAGGACTCAGGCCTGACATCGTGCTGCTGGATATCTGGCTGACCGACGGTACCGGCTTCGACGCCATGCAGGCGCTCAAGACACTGGTACCTTCCGCTCGCTTTATTTTTATGTCGGCCGAGGCCACGCCCGAAATCGTGGGCCGCGCGCGCGCGCTCGCCGCCTGTGGCTTCGTCGGCAAGCACCTGGACGCCAACGCATTCACCGCCGCCGTGCGCAAGGTGCTGGCAGGCGACACCTCCTTCCCCTCG from Cupriavidus sp. D39 includes the following:
- a CDS encoding response regulator; the protein is MSNAAPTLLVVDDHPMALSGTTAFLAEVMPDVAVHAAGSAKEALNTLQQGLRPDIVLLDIWLTDGTGFDAMQALKTLVPSARFIFMSAEATPEIVGRARALAACGFVGKHLDANAFTAAVRKVLAGDTSFPSDEALSGRAQSFGPAHGIPVTPAELGLTPRQGSVLALVLEGLPNKVIARRLGLTENTVKEHVSAILQRLGVRTRMQVMSRMERFRLRQ
- the purN gene encoding phosphoribosylglycinamide formyltransferase yields the protein MKNIVILISGRGSNMEAIVSACAAEGWPARVAAVLSNRPDAEGLKFAADHGVATGVVDHKLYDDRATFDAALADAIDAFAPDLVVLAGFMRILTPGFVDKYAGRMLNIHPSLLPCFPGLHTHRQAIEAGVKVHGASVHFVTPELDHGPVIVQAALDVLPDDTPESLATRLLPCEHVIYPRAVRWFVEGRLRVHAGVVRVEPPESQLFTAFAAATEVQS